In Thermosphaera sp., a genomic segment contains:
- the rnhB gene encoding ribonuclease HII has protein sequence MVEYIVGIDEAGRGPLIGDMVVAGVMLNKSFIKDVSDEVKIKDSKLMDPDERFNSFKSVMSKPISFFIDFLPPASIDRENINLLTAQSVVRIIRFFSSLINRERSYFIEIYVDEVKGIHKIIEKECRNIFEKNFSLKIEPEADSKYPVVSLASILAKVSRDVNISASRAIAGDFGSGYPADSRTRDWLKTVFNGYTKPPFFIRRSWSILKNEAPEWFIEKRKKSKTLWDFIGVKG, from the coding sequence ATGGTAGAATACATTGTTGGCATCGATGAAGCGGGCAGAGGACCTCTTATAGGAGACATGGTTGTTGCTGGCGTGATGTTGAACAAGAGTTTTATCAAAGATGTGAGTGATGAGGTTAAGATAAAGGATAGCAAGCTCATGGATCCGGATGAGAGGTTTAATTCGTTCAAGTCTGTCATGAGTAAGCCTATTTCATTCTTCATAGATTTTTTACCACCAGCGAGCATAGATCGGGAAAACATTAATTTGTTAACAGCTCAAAGCGTGGTTAGAATCATACGTTTTTTCAGCTCATTAATTAATCGTGAGAGAAGTTATTTTATTGAGATATACGTTGACGAGGTTAAGGGTATACATAAGATCATTGAAAAGGAGTGTAGGAATATTTTCGAGAAAAATTTTTCATTAAAAATCGAACCAGAGGCGGATTCAAAATATCCTGTTGTATCCTTGGCGAGTATTCTGGCAAAGGTTTCAAGAGATGTCAATATTTCAGCAAGCCGTGCAATCGCAGGTGATTTTGGATCTGGTTATCCGGCCGACTCCAGGACTAGAGATTGGCTTAAGACAGTCTTTAATGGTTATACGAAACCCCCCTTCTTCATAAGGAGATCATGGTCTATTTTGAAAAACGAGGCACCTGAATGGTTTATTGAAAAGAGAAAGAAATCTAAGACTTTATGGGATTTCATAGGAGTTAAGGGTTAA
- a CDS encoding DUF460 domain-containing protein: protein MGVDIQPGCSPMSSREAKYSVVIIKDGELIASYEDVPLYKLLRLVIEYHVDVIAVDNVFELVSSLDELDKLVELIPYNCRIVQVTRQGSEFTSIREISKELFKERVELTPLNTAYLNAIAALKGYGSEIQVFTDKTRIVITKGRSVSQGGMSQERYKRSINAGILQATKEIKKILDDNNFEYDMMVKKTRGGLEKSVFIVYAPRERLHGLVKPIRYKNVKIIVKPFKQSHRVLSNTSTKPLIMGIDPGMTIGVALVDLDGNPVFAKSWRTVDRYEIVSTVSSYGKILIVATDVSNPPELVRKIASLLGAIIYSPDHDISITEKNEVIHEVRTTHGFEIEDSHTRDALAAALKAYGHYKNTILEVKSKIKHIDGVDVYQVISEIIKGRTLSDVLEEIYKKRMQKSPSTITHDEKTFAKQEAVEKPIYKERIRVLEAMVNKLSKELEEKEDLLRILEVEIRLLKNRKTFDDKYERKISVLEENIAYLKRKLEESRVRINDLEEERKRLMEIILKIGEGEYILIPKINESGKSVLSEVDREKIRKTKCVYTPSIEHLSPELVELIKTIKGYIVTSGDSTVDYKTIRVPIINAQVILDLGEHVVVNKDVEKQSSMIWKDIDQLNYLETRAKIRRLIEEYQKSRGILK, encoded by the coding sequence ATGGGCGTTGATATACAACCCGGTTGCTCACCCATGTCCTCACGGGAAGCCAAGTATTCAGTCGTGATCATTAAGGATGGAGAGTTAATAGCCTCCTATGAAGATGTACCACTATACAAGCTTTTACGACTAGTGATAGAATACCATGTGGACGTCATAGCGGTCGACAATGTTTTCGAGTTGGTGAGCAGTCTCGACGAGTTGGATAAGCTGGTAGAATTAATTCCTTATAACTGTAGGATCGTTCAAGTCACGCGTCAGGGTTCAGAGTTTACAAGCATAAGAGAGATTTCGAAAGAGTTGTTTAAAGAAAGAGTTGAGTTAACACCTCTAAACACGGCATACTTGAATGCAATAGCAGCTTTGAAAGGCTATGGTTCGGAAATTCAAGTATTCACCGATAAAACAAGGATTGTGATAACTAAGGGTAGAAGCGTCTCTCAGGGAGGCATGAGTCAAGAGAGATATAAACGAAGCATAAATGCGGGCATTCTTCAAGCCACTAAGGAAATAAAAAAGATACTTGACGACAACAATTTTGAATACGACATGATGGTTAAGAAAACGCGCGGGGGTTTGGAGAAAAGCGTTTTCATAGTATATGCTCCACGGGAAAGGCTTCACGGATTAGTTAAGCCTATCCGATATAAAAATGTAAAGATAATAGTTAAGCCCTTTAAACAGTCACATAGAGTATTAAGTAACACTTCAACGAAGCCTTTGATAATGGGAATAGACCCTGGGATGACCATAGGAGTGGCGTTAGTAGATCTTGATGGCAACCCCGTTTTCGCGAAAAGTTGGAGAACCGTAGATAGGTATGAGATCGTCTCAACAGTATCCAGCTATGGGAAGATACTGATCGTTGCAACCGACGTATCCAACCCTCCTGAACTCGTTAGAAAAATCGCCTCACTCTTGGGAGCAATAATATACTCCCCAGACCATGATATCTCCATCACGGAGAAAAACGAGGTTATTCATGAAGTTAGGACGACACACGGCTTCGAAATCGAGGATTCACACACCAGAGATGCCTTGGCAGCTGCTTTGAAAGCCTATGGACACTACAAGAACACTATTCTCGAAGTAAAGTCCAAAATAAAACACATAGATGGAGTCGATGTTTATCAGGTTATCTCAGAGATCATTAAGGGAAGAACGCTATCTGATGTGCTAGAGGAAATTTATAAGAAAAGAATGCAAAAATCACCTAGCACAATTACACATGATGAGAAAACATTTGCGAAACAGGAGGCCGTGGAAAAACCAATTTACAAGGAAAGAATAAGAGTCCTGGAAGCAATGGTAAATAAGCTTTCAAAAGAGTTGGAGGAGAAAGAAGATTTATTAAGAATCCTTGAGGTAGAGATAAGGCTTCTGAAAAATAGAAAAACCTTTGATGATAAATACGAAAGAAAGATTTCCGTTTTAGAGGAGAACATAGCTTATTTGAAGAGAAAACTAGAGGAGTCCAGAGTAAGAATAAATGATTTGGAAGAGGAACGAAAAAGATTGATGGAAATAATCTTGAAGATCGGAGAGGGTGAATATATTTTAATACCTAAAATTAATGAATCCGGAAAGAGTGTTCTCAGCGAGGTAGATAGGGAGAAGATTAGAAAAACTAAGTGTGTTTACACCCCGAGCATAGAACATTTAAGCCCAGAGTTAGTTGAGCTAATCAAAACCATTAAAGGATACATCGTCACATCTGGGGATTCAACCGTTGATTACAAGACGATTAGAGTGCCGATTATCAACGCTCAAGTCATACTCGATCTAGGAGAACACGTAGTCGTGAATAAAGATGTTGAAAAACAATCTAGCATGATTTGGAAAGATATTGATCAATTAAATTATCTAGAGACACGTGCAAAGATAAGAAGACTTATCGAAGAGTACCAAAAATCGAGGGGTATTTTGAAATAA
- the glmM gene encoding phosphoglucosamine mutase: MFKSSLFGTDGIRGVIGDLTPEFVARVSQAIGSFFKPGSRILVGRDARSGGEAYSRIVTGTLLYFGHKVYDAGLTPTPALQYAVKAFGFDGGVMITASHNPREYNGIKVIGPDGIELDRDKEKELEEIFWEGRFRSIDWRAAYHSVEPYRTVNESYVNAVVGQVDRELISSRGFKILIDPGNSVGALTTPEIAKKLGVEYVVVNGNLDSWFPSRNPEPTPENISETAEIVKSLKLNFGVSHDGDADRSIFIDEKGRIQSGDRTATLLAKYLSVERGERGKVYTAVSSSMIIEDVMKELGVEVVWLKVGSVDIAHTMKKSGDALCGFEENGGFMYPPHQYVRDGGMTLALVLEMLARYKVSLSELYDSLPYYHSIKTKYRMSRDKALLVVERVKEEFKNEKLLLIDGVKVIARNYWILVRPSGTEPLLRVMLEARTEEDAKSIFERVSKIVMEVGLN; this comes from the coding sequence ATGTTTAAAAGTAGCTTGTTCGGCACGGACGGCATAAGGGGAGTTATAGGCGACCTGACCCCCGAGTTTGTTGCTAGGGTTTCTCAAGCTATAGGGTCGTTTTTCAAACCCGGTTCGAGAATACTCGTAGGGAGAGATGCTAGATCCGGCGGGGAAGCATATTCCCGTATCGTTACAGGGACGCTGTTATACTTTGGACACAAGGTTTACGACGCTGGACTAACCCCCACTCCTGCATTACAATACGCGGTTAAAGCGTTCGGCTTTGACGGCGGAGTGATGATTACAGCTAGCCACAACCCTAGGGAATACAATGGGATTAAGGTCATCGGTCCCGATGGAATAGAGCTAGATAGGGATAAGGAGAAAGAACTTGAGGAGATTTTTTGGGAGGGGAGATTTAGGAGCATTGATTGGAGGGCAGCGTATCATTCAGTGGAGCCTTATAGAACGGTTAATGAATCATACGTCAACGCGGTTGTGGGTCAAGTCGATAGAGAGTTAATCTCATCTAGAGGGTTTAAAATACTAATAGACCCTGGAAACAGTGTCGGTGCGTTAACAACTCCCGAGATAGCCAAGAAATTAGGGGTTGAATACGTCGTAGTCAATGGAAACCTTGATTCATGGTTTCCCAGTAGAAATCCTGAGCCAACCCCTGAAAACATCTCAGAAACCGCTGAAATAGTCAAATCGTTAAAATTGAATTTCGGGGTTTCACACGATGGTGATGCGGATAGGTCGATCTTTATAGATGAAAAAGGAAGAATTCAATCGGGAGACAGGACTGCAACGCTCCTAGCCAAATACTTGAGTGTTGAGAGAGGAGAGCGTGGAAAAGTATACACGGCAGTCTCGTCCAGCATGATCATTGAGGATGTAATGAAGGAGCTCGGTGTTGAAGTTGTATGGCTAAAGGTTGGGAGCGTCGATATCGCCCATACAATGAAGAAGAGCGGGGATGCCTTATGCGGCTTCGAAGAGAACGGGGGCTTCATGTACCCTCCTCATCAATACGTTAGAGACGGAGGCATGACATTGGCGTTAGTCTTAGAGATGCTTGCAAGATACAAGGTATCTCTCTCAGAGCTTTATGATTCGTTACCATATTACCATTCCATAAAGACAAAGTACAGGATGTCAAGGGATAAAGCATTACTCGTTGTCGAGCGCGTAAAAGAAGAGTTTAAGAATGAGAAGCTTTTACTAATTGATGGGGTCAAAGTCATTGCAAGGAACTATTGGATCCTAGTGAGGCCGAGCGGAACTGAACCATTATTAAGAGTAATGCTGGAGGCTCGAACCGAAGAAGATGCTAAGAGTATATTTGAGAGAGTGAGCAAGATAGTAATGGAGGTTGGGTTAAATTGA
- a CDS encoding Hsp20/alpha crystallin family protein: MSFDDVFERFRRKMRDLIREFESGFEDMVQFSTGIIEPLYTVSEYPDRYEIMLDLPYGDLNALSIKISESVLKIECDLVKEIRFEKWSIHRNVSLKRYKVELKIPHDVDISNAEIIRDVGKHFIKVILPKKK; encoded by the coding sequence ATGAGCTTCGACGATGTTTTCGAAAGATTTAGAAGGAAAATGCGTGACCTTATCCGGGAGTTCGAATCCGGATTCGAAGACATGGTTCAATTCTCCACTGGGATTATTGAACCCTTATATACAGTTTCCGAGTACCCAGATAGATATGAGATAATGCTTGATCTTCCCTACGGCGATTTGAATGCTTTATCCATTAAGATTTCAGAGTCTGTGTTGAAGATTGAATGCGATCTTGTTAAAGAGATTAGGTTTGAGAAGTGGAGCATACATAGGAATGTTTCACTGAAGAGATACAAGGTTGAATTGAAGATACCCCACGACGTTGATATTTCTAATGCAGAAATAATTAGGGATGTTGGTAAACACTTCATAAAGGTGATTCTTCCGAAGAAAAAGTGA
- a CDS encoding GTP-binding protein, translating into MPTNLPAEAKAKWIKVMEARTTEEKIAALEEFLSSVPKHKGTENLRHWASRRLAELREELEQKKKRRTGGGLSFFIEKEGSAQICVVGPPNSGKSLLVNKLTGAKTVVADYEFSTIFPVPGMLRYEDVLFQLIDTPPLALGSRIVSKIIGLARNSDALLIVLDATRDLNQQFDTLKQLLESEGILLSKPRGRVVIETFRSGKTGIRVTLMGRLLDGTSDDVRKLLESYKIYNAHVKIYGEVSVDDVEQALFENITYKPSIVFINKVDLRRPDDSDINELRKRFNGPIIIGSAVSGLGLDKIGHEIFNYLELVRVYTKAPNTPPSQKPLVLRRGATIQDVALNIHKDFVERFQYARVWGPSAKYPGERVGLEHVVEDKDIVEIHIKG; encoded by the coding sequence ATGCCGACGAATCTTCCCGCTGAGGCAAAAGCCAAGTGGATTAAAGTAATGGAGGCCAGGACGACTGAGGAGAAAATCGCCGCTCTGGAGGAATTTTTGTCTAGCGTTCCAAAACACAAAGGGACAGAAAATCTGAGGCATTGGGCCAGTCGTAGACTCGCCGAGCTTCGGGAAGAGTTAGAGCAGAAGAAAAAGAGGCGAACAGGCGGAGGATTGAGCTTCTTCATTGAGAAGGAGGGATCAGCTCAAATATGTGTTGTAGGACCACCTAATTCGGGAAAAAGCCTGCTGGTGAACAAGCTTACAGGAGCCAAGACCGTTGTGGCGGATTACGAGTTCTCCACGATTTTTCCCGTGCCAGGTATGCTGAGGTATGAAGATGTATTGTTTCAATTAATTGATACGCCCCCATTGGCTCTAGGAAGCAGAATAGTATCCAAGATAATTGGTCTAGCTAGAAACTCCGACGCCTTACTGATCGTTCTCGATGCTACTAGAGACTTAAATCAGCAGTTTGATACATTGAAACAATTACTCGAGAGTGAGGGCATCTTACTATCTAAACCTAGAGGTCGCGTGGTTATAGAGACTTTTAGATCAGGAAAAACGGGTATCAGAGTTACATTAATGGGGAGGTTGCTTGATGGAACAAGCGACGATGTGCGAAAACTCTTGGAGAGCTATAAGATATACAATGCACACGTTAAAATATATGGCGAAGTATCCGTAGACGATGTCGAGCAAGCCTTGTTTGAAAACATAACCTACAAGCCCTCCATTGTTTTTATCAATAAAGTGGACCTAAGACGCCCAGATGATAGTGATATAAACGAGCTACGCAAACGGTTTAATGGACCAATAATCATCGGGTCAGCAGTTAGCGGCCTTGGCCTCGACAAGATAGGTCATGAGATATTCAACTACCTCGAGTTGGTGAGAGTTTATACAAAAGCCCCTAATACTCCTCCCTCACAAAAGCCCCTCGTACTGCGGCGGGGCGCTACGATCCAGGATGTAGCGTTAAATATCCACAAGGATTTCGTTGAAAGGTTTCAATATGCGAGAGTATGGGGTCCATCGGCGAAATACCCTGGTGAAAGAGTAGGGTTAGAACATGTTGTTGAAGACAAGGATATTGTAGAGATCCACATAAAGGGGTGA
- a CDS encoding RIO1 family regulatory kinase/ATPase, with translation MNIGLLYKSLTPRDIQVLRAIEDLSSRHEYVPLEKIEKRTKILEEHLTLVLSKLNKLRLVKRETIGGYKSFRMTTLGYDMIAIDELVKKKVLVALGDKIGVGKESEIFVGLSTGGEKVAVKFLRIGRASFRRTKILRDWSRGPRSTWYEQSKIAAEREYRALKELVLVRAKVPTPYGYNRHVVVVEYLEGVELYKRPQLSDPEAVLNLILDTLKTAYQDVGIIHSDLSEYNILINLDTQDPYIIDWPQYVYKDHPSSFELLKRDVEYIVRFFNKVYEVSLTTDEALKKIIGS, from the coding sequence GTGAACATAGGTTTGCTCTATAAGAGCTTGACCCCGAGAGACATCCAGGTACTAAGAGCTATTGAAGACCTCTCCTCTCGGCACGAGTATGTACCCCTTGAAAAAATAGAGAAGAGGACTAAGATACTGGAGGAGCATTTAACGCTTGTTCTAAGTAAGCTTAATAAACTTAGACTTGTCAAGCGGGAGACCATTGGTGGATACAAGAGCTTCAGGATGACCACCCTAGGATACGATATGATAGCTATAGATGAGCTCGTGAAAAAGAAGGTTCTAGTGGCACTTGGCGATAAAATAGGGGTTGGAAAAGAAAGCGAGATCTTTGTGGGACTATCAACCGGAGGGGAAAAGGTTGCCGTGAAGTTTTTAAGAATAGGCCGCGCTAGCTTTAGGAGAACGAAAATATTGAGAGACTGGTCCAGGGGTCCTCGTTCTACATGGTATGAGCAATCAAAAATAGCCGCGGAGAGAGAGTATAGGGCTCTTAAAGAACTCGTACTGGTGAGAGCAAAAGTTCCCACCCCTTATGGATACAACAGGCATGTCGTAGTTGTCGAGTATTTAGAGGGGGTTGAACTGTATAAGAGGCCTCAACTCAGCGATCCCGAGGCTGTTTTAAATTTAATACTCGATACGTTGAAGACAGCTTATCAAGACGTGGGAATAATTCACAGTGATCTAAGCGAGTACAACATACTGATTAACCTTGATACTCAAGACCCTTACATAATAGATTGGCCTCAATACGTTTACAAGGATCACCCTTCATCCTTCGAGTTATTGAAAAGGGATGTTGAATATATCGTCAGGTTCTTTAACAAAGTTTACGAGGTAAGCTTAACCACTGATGAAGCATTAAAGAAGATAATAGGGTCCTAG
- a CDS encoding RuvB-like helicase, whose product MSEIKIEAFRPRRISAHSHIRGLGLDENGKAVMVADGLVGQTEAREAAGIVVKMIKEGRISGRGILLVGPPGTGKTALAVAIARELGEDTPFVILSGSEVYSTEKKKTEVLMEAVRKSLGVRLTERRLVYEGVVKNVVIRRAKHPLVPYLTVPREAKITLATRDEEVTLTVPEEVTQQVIELGIRKGDVIWIDAQTGRIHREGRVKEFQDVRTYDVETKKIVETPSGPVKKEKEIVNVLTLHDLDVYVAAQRSIISVFGLTIEREIPPDARRQVDETVRKWIEEKRAAIIPGVLFIDDAHMLDIEAFSFLTRAMESEFAPILILATNRGVAKIRGTDMESPHGMPLDLLDRLLIIPTRPYTPEEIREIIKIRAEEEDVELDSNALERLVEIGSKHSLRYAVQLMEPARILAEQRGDSRIMIEDIEKARKLFIDVSASVEYLREYEKLFLK is encoded by the coding sequence ATGAGCGAGATCAAGATCGAAGCCTTTAGACCGAGAAGAATAAGCGCTCATAGTCACATCAGAGGTTTAGGACTCGACGAAAATGGAAAAGCTGTCATGGTTGCAGATGGATTGGTGGGTCAGACAGAAGCTAGGGAAGCAGCCGGCATCGTTGTTAAAATGATCAAAGAAGGACGCATCTCTGGGAGAGGTATATTGCTAGTCGGTCCCCCGGGGACCGGTAAGACGGCTCTTGCAGTCGCAATCGCTAGGGAGCTGGGCGAGGACACGCCATTTGTGATTCTCAGCGGTAGCGAGGTATATAGCACTGAAAAGAAGAAAACCGAAGTTTTAATGGAAGCTGTTAGGAAATCCCTTGGCGTCAGGCTAACAGAAAGGAGACTGGTTTATGAGGGTGTCGTGAAGAACGTCGTCATTAGAAGGGCTAAACACCCCCTCGTTCCCTATTTGACCGTCCCGAGGGAGGCCAAAATAACTCTGGCCACAAGGGATGAGGAAGTCACGCTCACTGTACCCGAAGAAGTTACACAGCAAGTCATTGAACTAGGAATTAGGAAAGGTGATGTAATATGGATTGACGCCCAGACTGGGAGAATACATAGGGAAGGGAGGGTTAAGGAATTCCAGGATGTACGTACCTATGATGTCGAGACGAAGAAGATCGTTGAAACACCTTCGGGACCTGTGAAGAAGGAGAAGGAAATCGTGAATGTCCTAACATTGCATGATCTCGATGTTTATGTTGCTGCACAGAGATCCATAATCTCAGTATTTGGTTTAACCATAGAGCGCGAAATCCCTCCCGACGCGAGAAGGCAGGTTGATGAAACTGTGAGAAAATGGATAGAGGAGAAGAGGGCGGCTATAATTCCCGGCGTATTATTCATTGATGATGCTCACATGTTGGACATCGAAGCATTCAGCTTCTTGACCAGAGCCATGGAGAGCGAGTTTGCCCCTATATTGATTTTAGCTACTAATAGGGGAGTGGCAAAAATCAGGGGAACCGACATGGAATCGCCTCACGGTATGCCCCTAGATTTGCTAGATAGGTTACTGATCATTCCCACCCGTCCCTACACTCCAGAGGAGATCAGGGAGATTATCAAAATAAGGGCTGAAGAGGAGGATGTAGAACTAGACAGTAATGCTCTAGAGAGGCTTGTCGAGATCGGATCTAAACACAGTTTAAGATATGCAGTCCAGTTAATGGAGCCTGCGAGAATTCTAGCCGAGCAGAGAGGTGATTCCAGGATAATGATCGAAGATATCGAGAAAGCGAGAAAACTCTTCATAGATGTTTCGGCGAGTGTTGAATATCTGAGGGAGTATGAAAAACTGTTTCTAAAGTAA
- a CDS encoding PAC2 family protein: MLARPRRTIDFNYMQIHEYYDAYATPTPKYMILCFPDAGLVSSIACRHLVIEKKLSLVGEVDSHVYLPPISVIHESSPISPVQMYMPEDRSFLLLLSEIPLQPASIHPFINSIHSYASDVGIEYMLAVTGLAVPNRLEIEKPQVFAVSSKNELYSLVKDAGVEELKEGFVVGPYGVLLKEGRRRGIPTMVLMVESFLDIPDPEAAALGIDVLGKLIGIQVDIHRLLEEAELIKLRTRDLMVQTKKAMIDMQKQMERQMPLMYM, from the coding sequence GTGTTAGCACGTCCGAGGAGAACGATTGACTTCAACTACATGCAAATCCACGAGTATTATGACGCATATGCTACTCCAACGCCTAAATATATGATATTGTGTTTTCCAGATGCCGGCTTGGTTTCATCGATTGCTTGCCGGCACTTGGTAATAGAAAAGAAGCTAAGTTTGGTGGGTGAGGTAGACTCTCATGTATACCTGCCTCCGATATCGGTTATCCACGAGTCATCCCCAATAAGTCCCGTTCAAATGTACATGCCAGAGGACCGAAGCTTCCTCCTCTTGCTATCTGAAATCCCGTTGCAACCAGCAAGTATTCACCCTTTCATTAATAGCATACACAGCTATGCCAGCGATGTGGGCATTGAATACATGTTGGCTGTTACAGGTCTGGCTGTGCCCAACAGGCTTGAAATAGAGAAGCCTCAGGTTTTCGCGGTCTCAAGCAAGAATGAGCTGTATTCTCTTGTTAAGGATGCAGGAGTTGAAGAGTTGAAAGAAGGCTTCGTAGTAGGACCTTACGGTGTCCTGCTCAAGGAGGGTAGGAGAAGGGGGATTCCAACCATGGTGTTAATGGTTGAATCATTTCTCGACATCCCCGATCCCGAGGCGGCTGCGCTCGGCATTGATGTGCTAGGTAAGTTGATCGGGATTCAAGTGGATATTCATAGATTACTCGAGGAGGCTGAGTTGATTAAGTTGAGGACAAGGGATCTAATGGTACAGACAAAGAAGGCGATGATAGACATGCAGAAGCAAATGGAGAGGCAAATGCCTCTAATGTATATGTAG
- a CDS encoding aminotransferase class V-fold PLP-dependent enzyme, with the protein MEDFEKIIDELREWYNRIPKHFEGSILGSMTTWPHEIGVYAYQLFMHVNGNDPILFPIVKDAEQYLIQTIGTLYGSRHGLFTSGGTESNILALLIAKRASRGKDNVVVAPSTVHASVDKACILMGSRLVKIPVSPTDPVDPDLMEKYVRDFNPYAIVVTAGTTEFGVVDRIKEVSEIALEYDVFLHVDGAFGGLIVPFLFKHGMLDETIYFHPGVSSVSVDLHKNGRAPIPSSLLFVRDEELLNHACFEMEYLPSGINCGLLGTRPGGSLIASWAVVKAIGLDGYEKQALSQQKIALHLYEELTKRPFVEAYKPILPIVVWRSRVLDYIELIKMLMKEKIFLYKSPSLKAVRAVIMPHVSESHVQTLIKALEKIHGWSGGM; encoded by the coding sequence TTGGAGGATTTTGAGAAAATAATAGATGAGCTTAGAGAATGGTATAATCGAATTCCGAAGCATTTTGAAGGAAGCATATTGGGCTCCATGACTACTTGGCCTCATGAGATAGGAGTCTATGCTTACCAGCTATTTATGCATGTCAACGGTAATGATCCCATTCTGTTTCCGATAGTTAAAGATGCTGAACAATACCTTATTCAGACCATTGGAACCCTATACGGCTCTAGACATGGATTGTTCACAAGCGGGGGAACAGAGTCTAACATTTTGGCTTTGCTAATAGCTAAGAGGGCGAGTAGAGGCAAGGATAACGTGGTCGTCGCGCCCTCAACGGTTCATGCATCAGTTGATAAAGCGTGTATTCTCATGGGCTCCAGGCTTGTGAAGATACCCGTCAGCCCGACGGACCCCGTGGATCCCGATTTAATGGAGAAGTATGTTAGAGATTTCAATCCTTACGCGATCGTTGTCACAGCAGGTACCACGGAGTTTGGGGTTGTGGATAGAATAAAGGAGGTCTCAGAGATCGCTCTTGAATACGATGTTTTCCTTCACGTTGATGGAGCGTTCGGCGGCTTGATTGTTCCATTCCTCTTCAAGCATGGAATGCTTGATGAAACAATTTACTTCCATCCCGGAGTCTCTAGCGTGTCAGTGGACTTACATAAGAATGGAAGAGCCCCCATTCCCTCCAGCTTACTCTTTGTTAGGGACGAGGAACTCCTGAATCATGCTTGTTTCGAAATGGAGTATCTGCCTTCGGGAATTAATTGTGGATTGCTTGGCACTAGGCCGGGCGGCTCGCTGATCGCTTCATGGGCTGTGGTTAAGGCAATAGGTTTAGATGGTTACGAAAAGCAGGCGCTTAGCCAACAGAAAATAGCACTTCATCTTTACGAAGAACTGACTAAAAGACCCTTCGTGGAAGCATACAAACCCATCCTGCCTATCGTGGTATGGAGGTCTCGCGTGCTAGATTATATTGAATTAATTAAAATGCTTATGAAAGAGAAAATCTTCCTATATAAATCTCCTTCGCTCAAAGCTGTTAGAGCTGTTATAATGCCGCACGTGAGCGAAAGCCATGTCCAGACATTGATCAAGGCTTTAGAGAAAATACATGGTTGGAGTGGTGGCATGTGA
- a CDS encoding DUF2153 domain-containing protein, producing the protein MSDLFSSLDMWVKRQNEVKSLFEKAESDYRDADRLTLITLSRAAFQHMMRTIEAFDQWLKDPMITNHMPREMLIELWEKLRQLLYELIELDIEHTSKFSEHLKILASEGKINPLFGFEKTEKETRRSPVQLTI; encoded by the coding sequence ATGAGTGATTTGTTTTCCAGCCTAGACATGTGGGTTAAGCGTCAGAACGAAGTTAAGAGTTTGTTCGAAAAGGCTGAGTCAGACTATCGGGATGCCGACAGACTGACCTTAATTACGCTGTCTAGAGCCGCATTTCAACACATGATGCGAACCATTGAAGCATTCGACCAGTGGCTCAAAGATCCGATGATAACAAACCACATGCCTCGTGAAATGCTGATTGAGTTGTGGGAGAAGCTTAGACAACTATTATACGAGCTAATAGAGCTAGACATAGAGCACACGAGTAAATTCAGCGAGCACTTGAAGATTCTTGCCTCTGAGGGTAAAATAAATCCCCTGTTTGGTTTTGAGAAGACGGAGAAAGAAACAAGGAGATCCCCGGTTCAATTAACGATATAA
- a CDS encoding Trm112 family protein — MRYWGIDFIRCVHCKHYPLKIIVIDKEVQNVDTSSLDFPLCKSYCAYLQKEVKPSEEYPCNECVKIGIKTGVLFCPNCNRWYPIKEGIVYLLTDNRRKAETDKSFLQTYRDKLPPDIVERGKPYNLSS, encoded by the coding sequence ATGCGATATTGGGGCATCGACTTCATCAGATGTGTGCACTGCAAACACTATCCGTTGAAAATAATAGTAATTGATAAAGAAGTTCAAAACGTGGATACCTCAAGTTTAGACTTCCCATTATGCAAATCTTACTGCGCTTACCTGCAAAAAGAGGTTAAACCATCCGAGGAGTATCCGTGCAACGAGTGTGTAAAAATCGGGATCAAAACGGGAGTCTTGTTCTGCCCCAATTGCAATAGGTGGTATCCTATTAAAGAGGGCATAGTTTACTTGTTAACTGATAACAGGAGGAAAGCTGAGACTGATAAAAGTTTTCTCCAAACATATCGTGATAAACTTCCACCGGATATTGTCGAGAGAGGGAAGCCGTATAATCTGTCATCATAG